A region of Massilia sp. WG5 DNA encodes the following proteins:
- a CDS encoding hydrolase, giving the protein MSNPKLEVLTPQNSQLIIIDHQPQMAFGVQSIDRQTLKNNVVGLAKAAKAFGIPTVITTVESDSFSGRTYPEILDVFPDHPLLERSSMNSWDDQKVRDALKANGRRKVIVAGLWTEVCNTTFALSAMLEGDYEIYMVADASGGTSKEAHDFAMQRMVQAGVVPVTWQQVLLEWQRDWANRDTYDAVMKIVTEHSGAYGMGVDYAYTMVHKAPARNQGHNEVLAPVPAPVR; this is encoded by the coding sequence ATGAGCAATCCGAAACTCGAGGTCCTGACCCCGCAAAACTCGCAGCTGATCATCATCGACCACCAGCCGCAGATGGCCTTCGGCGTGCAATCGATCGACCGCCAGACCCTGAAGAACAATGTGGTCGGCCTGGCCAAGGCGGCGAAGGCCTTCGGCATCCCGACCGTCATCACCACCGTCGAATCCGATTCCTTCTCCGGCAGGACCTACCCGGAAATCCTGGACGTGTTCCCGGACCATCCGCTCCTCGAACGCAGCTCGATGAACTCCTGGGATGACCAGAAGGTGCGCGACGCCCTCAAGGCCAACGGCCGCAGGAAGGTCATCGTGGCCGGGCTGTGGACCGAAGTCTGCAACACCACCTTCGCCCTGTCCGCCATGCTGGAAGGCGACTACGAGATCTACATGGTGGCGGACGCCTCGGGCGGCACCTCGAAGGAGGCGCACGACTTCGCCATGCAGCGCATGGTGCAGGCCGGCGTGGTCCCGGTGACCTGGCAGCAGGTGCTGCTGGAGTGGCAGCGCGACTGGGCGAACCGCGACACCTACGACGCCGTGATGAAGATCGTGACCGAGCACTCGGGCGCCTACGGCATGGGCGTCGATTACGCCTACACGATGGTGCACAAGGCGCCGGCCCGCAACCAGGGCCATAACGAGGTGCTGGCGCCGGTCCCGGCGCCGGTCCGCTGA
- a CDS encoding glycosyltransferase: MMPRASCSIVCYRSRREQLERLLASVTTARPDLLVYLVDNSPDDALRALAERVGACYRHQPDNPGYARAHNLALREAIAAGSIYHFVLHADIQIPLDAIGKLLAYMEQHPDIGLLAPRVHYPDGRLQPLCKLLPHPLELLVRRFFPLLHRSSGRLARYELHGSGYTRVMDVPALSGCFLLMRLEAVRRAGLFDERFFLYFGDVDLSRRVGRIARTVFVPHVAVVHDYGRGSYRDWRLLGHHLVSAARYFNKWGWLRDEERARINARALCAQQFSRGRRAYQPNTRISR, translated from the coding sequence ATGATGCCGCGGGCCAGCTGTTCCATCGTCTGTTACCGCAGCCGGCGCGAGCAGCTCGAGCGCCTGCTGGCCAGCGTCACCACCGCCAGGCCGGACCTCCTCGTGTACCTGGTCGATAACTCCCCCGACGATGCGCTGCGCGCGCTGGCCGAACGCGTCGGCGCGTGCTACCGCCACCAGCCCGACAATCCCGGCTACGCCCGCGCCCACAACCTGGCGCTGCGCGAGGCCATTGCCGCCGGCAGCATCTACCATTTCGTGCTGCACGCCGACATCCAGATCCCCCTCGACGCCATCGGCAAGCTGCTCGCCTACATGGAGCAGCATCCCGACATCGGCCTGCTGGCGCCGCGCGTGCATTATCCAGATGGCCGCCTGCAGCCGCTGTGCAAGCTGCTGCCGCATCCGCTCGAACTGCTGGTGCGGCGCTTCTTTCCGCTGCTGCACCGGTCCAGCGGCCGGCTGGCGCGCTACGAACTGCATGGCAGCGGCTATACCCGGGTGATGGACGTGCCCGCGCTGTCCGGCTGCTTCCTGCTGATGCGGCTCGAGGCGGTGCGGCGCGCCGGCCTGTTCGACGAGCGTTTCTTCCTGTATTTCGGGGATGTCGACCTGTCGCGCCGGGTCGGCCGCATCGCGCGCACGGTGTTCGTGCCGCATGTGGCGGTGGTGCACGACTACGGGAGGGGGTCTTACCGCGACTGGCGGCTGCTGGGGCACCACCTGGTCTCGGCGGCGCGCTACTTCAACAAATGGGGCTGGCTGCGTGACGAGGAACGGGCCCGGATCAATGCCCGGGCCCTGTGCGCTCAGCAGTTCTCGAGGGGACGGCGGGCGTACCAGCCGAACACCAGGATCAGCAGGTAG
- a CDS encoding YoaK family protein, giving the protein MDTQGFQRLQGVSMGFLAGYVDTLGFAALFGLFTAHVTGNFILFAVALAAPGHTPGVLKLLAFPAFILGVAACRLLIAGCERRGLSATKPSYALQLALLLGFMVCGVLAEPLGTAADGMAIAAGMLGAAAMGAHGATSKLLLNHLAPTSMMTGNVTQLVIDTVDRLRGAADAATRARSSKFFWQIVAFALGCGAAAFAYFAFGFAALLVPAAILGLHLYLPEPTAAPTVIKAA; this is encoded by the coding sequence ATGGACACGCAAGGATTCCAGCGCCTGCAGGGCGTCAGCATGGGCTTTTTGGCCGGTTATGTCGACACGCTCGGCTTCGCCGCGCTGTTCGGCCTGTTCACCGCCCACGTCACCGGCAACTTCATCCTGTTCGCGGTGGCGCTGGCGGCGCCGGGGCACACGCCGGGCGTGCTCAAGCTGCTGGCCTTCCCCGCCTTCATCCTGGGCGTGGCGGCCTGCCGGCTCCTGATCGCCGGCTGCGAGCGGCGCGGCCTGTCCGCCACCAAGCCATCGTATGCGCTCCAGCTGGCGCTGCTGCTGGGCTTCATGGTGTGCGGGGTGCTGGCCGAACCGCTCGGCACGGCCGCCGACGGCATGGCCATCGCCGCGGGCATGCTGGGTGCGGCCGCCATGGGCGCGCACGGTGCGACCAGCAAGCTGCTGCTGAACCACCTGGCGCCGACCTCGATGATGACAGGGAACGTTACCCAGCTCGTGATCGATACCGTGGACCGCCTGCGCGGCGCCGCCGACGCGGCGACCCGGGCGCGCAGCAGCAAGTTCTTCTGGCAGATCGTGGCGTTCGCGCTGGGCTGCGGCGCGGCGGCGTTTGCGTATTTTGCCTTCGGCTTCGCGGCGCTGCTCGTGCCGGCCGCGATCCTGGGCCTGCACCTGTACTTGCCGGAGCCAACGGCGGCCCCGACAGTCATCAAGGCGGCTTAA
- a CDS encoding histidine phosphatase family protein has translation MPTFRHLLCAALAAASLLPGLAAAEPATIYLVRHAEKMAGGKDPDLTPQGRLRAQHIAAILRRAGITAIFSTPTARTRQTAAPLAAQTGLGVQIYDPHAPKALVEKVRALNGAVVVVGHSNTLPELVSLFGGAPGSEIGDDEFDRLYLLLPGATGQVRTILLGTP, from the coding sequence ATGCCCACGTTCCGCCATTTGCTGTGCGCCGCGCTGGCGGCGGCATCCCTGCTGCCGGGCCTGGCGGCGGCGGAACCGGCCACCATCTACCTCGTGCGCCATGCCGAGAAGATGGCCGGGGGCAAGGATCCGGACCTGACGCCGCAGGGCCGGCTGCGTGCCCAGCATATCGCCGCGATCCTGCGCCGGGCCGGCATCACGGCCATCTTCAGCACGCCCACTGCGCGCACCCGGCAGACCGCGGCGCCGCTGGCGGCGCAGACCGGCCTCGGCGTCCAGATCTACGATCCGCACGCGCCCAAGGCGCTGGTCGAGAAGGTGCGCGCCCTGAACGGCGCGGTGGTGGTGGTCGGGCACTCGAATACGCTGCCGGAACTGGTGAGCCTGTTCGGCGGTGCGCCCGGCAGCGAGATCGGCGACGACGAGTTCGACCGCCTGTACCTGCTGCTGCCCGGCGCGACTGGGCAGGTCAGGACGATCCTGCTCGGGACGCCTTAA
- a CDS encoding sugar MFS transporter: MQIGHPAGAAQSDASHSANGGANLASLRVFVFALFFTFGGITSLNDVIIPKLKDLFTLSYAQAMLVQSAFFAAYFIVSLPAAAIVRRIGYMRTAVVGLLTMTAGCLLFIPAASSSLFGAFLLALFVLAAGITIVQVVANPLISMLGAPQTASSRLTFAQAFNSLGTTVFPYVGAILILGSLAKVDQATLSAVQLAAYRAAESQVVVHTYIGLAIALAIVAAMVWMNRKKLVEHTSPAGSILNAFGLLQRPRFAFGTLCIFLYVGAEVAVGSLIVNYLMQFDVLGLGAEAAGKHVPLYWGGAMVGRFLGAYVLRICSPGKVLAVAGGLAAALLLVSANSTGAVSGWSLLAIGLVNSIMFPTIFTLASEGLGERTAEGSGLICMAIVGGAIVPLITGFTADMSSLRLSLAVPAICYLLILVFGWYARRPLENC, from the coding sequence ATGCAAATCGGCCACCCTGCCGGCGCTGCGCAAAGCGACGCCTCCCACAGCGCCAACGGCGGTGCGAACCTCGCCAGCCTGCGCGTCTTCGTGTTCGCCCTGTTCTTCACCTTCGGCGGCATCACCAGCCTGAACGACGTCATCATTCCCAAGCTGAAGGACTTGTTCACCCTCAGCTATGCCCAGGCGATGCTGGTGCAGTCGGCCTTCTTCGCCGCCTACTTCATCGTCTCGCTGCCGGCGGCCGCGATCGTGCGCCGCATCGGTTATATGCGCACCGCCGTGGTCGGCCTGCTGACCATGACCGCGGGCTGCCTGCTGTTCATCCCGGCGGCCTCGTCCAGCCTGTTCGGCGCCTTCCTGCTGGCCCTGTTCGTGCTGGCGGCCGGCATCACCATCGTGCAGGTGGTGGCCAACCCGCTGATCTCGATGCTGGGCGCACCGCAGACCGCGAGCAGCCGCCTGACCTTCGCCCAGGCCTTCAACTCGCTCGGCACCACCGTCTTCCCCTACGTCGGCGCGATCCTGATCCTCGGCTCGCTGGCCAAGGTCGACCAGGCCACCCTGTCGGCGGTGCAGCTGGCCGCCTACCGCGCGGCCGAAAGCCAGGTGGTCGTGCATACCTATATCGGACTGGCGATCGCGCTGGCCATCGTCGCCGCCATGGTCTGGATGAACCGCAAGAAGCTGGTCGAGCACACCAGCCCGGCCGGCAGCATCCTGAACGCCTTCGGCCTGCTGCAGCGCCCGCGCTTCGCCTTCGGCACGCTGTGCATCTTCCTGTACGTCGGCGCCGAAGTGGCGGTCGGCTCGCTGATCGTCAACTACCTGATGCAGTTCGACGTGCTGGGCCTGGGCGCCGAGGCGGCCGGCAAGCACGTGCCGCTGTACTGGGGCGGCGCCATGGTCGGCCGCTTCCTGGGCGCCTACGTGCTGCGCATCTGCTCGCCGGGCAAGGTGCTGGCGGTGGCCGGCGGCCTGGCCGCCGCGCTGCTGCTGGTGTCGGCCAACAGCACCGGCGCCGTGTCGGGCTGGTCCCTGCTGGCCATCGGCCTGGTCAATTCGATCATGTTCCCGACCATCTTCACGCTGGCCTCGGAAGGCCTGGGCGAGCGCACCGCCGAAGGCTCGGGCCTGATCTGCATGGCCATCGTCGGCGGCGCCATCGTGCCGCTGATTACCGGTTTCACCGCCGACATGTCCAGCCTGCGCCTGTCGCTGGCCGTACCCGCGATCTGCTACCTGCTGATCCTGGTGTTCGGCTGGTACGCCCGCCGTCCCCTCGAGAACTGCTGA
- a CDS encoding amidohydrolase codes for MQAQSTTKAAPALILINGRFATLDRAQPQASAVAIRDGRFLAVGDVEHVMRFREAGSQVIDLNGRTAIPGLNDSHLHLIRGGLNYNLELRWEGVPSLRDALRMLKEQADRTPHPQWVRVVGGWSEFQFAERRMPTLEEINAAAPDTPVFILHLYDRALLNRAALRAVGYTKDTPNPPGGEIQRDAAGNPTGMLIARPNAMILYATLAKGPTLPYDLQVNSTRQFMRELNRLGITSAIDAGGGFQNYPEDYSVIEELDRNKQLTIRIAYNLFTQNKGQELEDFQRWTKMVTPGQGSDYYRHNGAGEMLVFSAADFEDFLEPRPELAAGMEDELEKVVRHLVANCWPFRLHATYDESITRMLDVFEKIDREIPFDGLHWMFDHCETISPRNIDRVKALGGGIAIQHRMAFQGEYFVERYGADAARATPPIKQMLASGVPVGAGTDATRVASYNPWTALYWLVSGRTVGGLPLYGSAGHLPRQVALELWTSGSAWFSNEQGRKGRIQEGMLADLAVLSNDFFTVPEEEIKALESVLTVVGGEVVYGAAEFTRLGPPPIPVLPEWSPVQKVPGHWRRAEPRAQQPQARTALVHQCSGPCGVHAHQHDKARKSAVPVSDFGDFWGAFGCSCFAF; via the coding sequence ATGCAAGCACAGTCCACCACCAAGGCAGCGCCGGCGCTCATCCTCATCAACGGTCGATTCGCCACCCTCGACCGCGCCCAGCCGCAGGCCAGTGCGGTCGCGATCCGCGACGGCCGCTTCCTCGCCGTCGGCGATGTCGAGCACGTGATGCGCTTCCGCGAAGCGGGCAGCCAGGTCATCGACCTGAACGGCCGCACCGCGATTCCGGGCCTGAACGATTCGCACCTGCACCTGATCCGTGGTGGACTGAACTACAACCTCGAGCTGCGCTGGGAAGGCGTGCCTTCCCTTCGCGATGCGCTGCGCATGCTGAAGGAACAGGCCGACCGCACCCCGCATCCGCAGTGGGTGCGCGTGGTGGGCGGCTGGAGCGAATTCCAGTTTGCCGAGCGCCGCATGCCGACCCTCGAAGAGATCAACGCCGCGGCGCCCGATACCCCGGTGTTCATCCTGCACCTGTACGACCGCGCGCTGCTGAACCGCGCCGCCCTGCGCGCCGTCGGCTACACCAAAGACACGCCGAACCCGCCGGGCGGCGAGATCCAGCGCGACGCCGCCGGCAACCCGACCGGTATGCTGATCGCGCGTCCGAACGCGATGATCCTGTACGCGACCCTGGCCAAGGGGCCGACGCTGCCCTACGATTTGCAGGTGAATTCGACGCGCCAGTTCATGCGCGAGCTGAACCGTCTCGGCATCACCAGCGCGATCGACGCCGGCGGCGGCTTCCAGAACTATCCCGAGGATTATTCGGTCATCGAAGAGCTCGACCGCAACAAGCAGCTCACCATCCGCATCGCCTACAACCTGTTCACCCAGAACAAGGGGCAGGAGCTGGAAGACTTCCAGCGCTGGACGAAGATGGTGACGCCGGGGCAGGGCAGCGATTACTACCGCCACAACGGCGCCGGCGAGATGCTGGTGTTCTCGGCGGCCGACTTCGAAGACTTCCTGGAGCCGCGGCCGGAACTGGCGGCCGGCATGGAAGATGAACTGGAGAAGGTGGTGCGCCACCTGGTCGCGAACTGCTGGCCGTTCCGCCTGCACGCGACCTATGACGAATCGATCACCCGCATGCTCGACGTGTTCGAGAAGATCGATCGCGAGATCCCCTTCGACGGCCTGCACTGGATGTTCGACCATTGCGAGACCATCAGCCCGCGCAATATCGACCGCGTAAAAGCGCTGGGCGGCGGCATCGCGATCCAGCACCGCATGGCCTTCCAGGGCGAGTATTTCGTCGAGCGCTACGGCGCCGACGCGGCGCGCGCCACGCCGCCGATCAAGCAGATGCTGGCGTCCGGCGTGCCGGTCGGCGCCGGCACCGACGCGACCCGCGTGGCCAGCTACAACCCGTGGACGGCGCTGTACTGGCTGGTGTCCGGACGCACCGTCGGCGGTTTGCCGCTGTACGGGAGCGCCGGGCATTTGCCGCGCCAGGTCGCACTGGAGCTGTGGACTTCGGGCAGCGCCTGGTTCTCGAACGAGCAGGGCCGCAAAGGCCGGATCCAGGAAGGCATGCTGGCCGACCTGGCGGTGCTGTCGAACGACTTCTTTACCGTGCCCGAGGAAGAGATCAAGGCGCTCGAATCGGTGCTGACCGTGGTCGGGGGCGAGGTCGTGTACGGCGCCGCCGAATTCACGCGCCTGGGACCGCCGCCGATTCCGGTGCTGCCCGAGTGGTCGCCGGTGCAGAAGGTGCCGGGCCACTGGCGCCGGGCTGAACCCCGGGCGCAGCAGCCGCAAGCGCGGACCGCCCTGGTACACCAGTGCTCCGGCCCCTGCGGCGTGCACGCCCACCAGCACGACAAGGCGCGCAAATCGGCCGTGCCGGTGTCGGATTTCGGCGACTTCTGGGGCGCCTTCGGCTGCAGCTGTTTCGCGTTCTGA
- a CDS encoding TonB-dependent siderophore receptor: MFKETMLARSLRVIYSGGIAAGFGLLALPATAQDATGSTPAPAMQRVEVTGSAIKRTESETALPISVLTHADLERTGATTAQDLVSLIPSNFGGGVLAQNVGSTGNPSTANLRGLGPQYTLVLLNGRRVANYAFGSSPVDLNSIPLSAIERVEVLRDGASAIYGADAVAGVINFILKKDYQGAEVSAYDTKVQQGGGNTRSFNFTGGYGDLSTKGFNVLLSANHETDDALKATQRPYASTGVRPDLGLIKNSPRNGIPNFNFTDSNGNHYTTVNPFRYKNCDNAAFALIPIGSATTCGTDYVRFIDLIPKAKHDNIVARGVLQLNEDNQLYAEAIRTKDETTAHYSPAPYTKPMIYPANGRFYPKSFTLPKGMTMPDGSILAADTTVTPVGPMSGTWRTVAGGGRADITDATNTRFLVGARGTIAGWDYDTAISYSKNEGVISFGDGQYSYAKLSPLIASGAINVFGDQDANSLAALQGARLTGMENSATSTAKEFDARVSRELMQLPYGALGFAVGVDMRDEKLEQVSSDALASGDQVGGNGPVPGVTGSRKVYSAYSEVSVPLYTHLDLDMAARYDKYKNDFGTSFSQVSPKVSLRWQPIKEIMVRSSFAEGFRAPTLYQNLLPYSYGQNTNGSYSDPVRCPGGQPIKSANPVGALEDECNVQLSAARGGNPNLQPEKSKQYSLGMVFQPTQHISGSLDYWNIKINNSIVQTSEIGVLGNPTLYQNNYWRVDPKTLPLDSTGKPFLDPTLLNKSNTIQGSTNPAFPLAFVDLPYANSSRFFASGLDLNLNYKQNFAGIGSFGANMDGTYYLKHGYQYAGVATVSDLGKYEDFGATPRWRHILTFSLKHGAWTGSLTHNYTAGYQDYTNADLIGPDYPAVRHVSSISTFDTQLVWSPIKALDVAFGIKNLLNQDPPSSRNDQGFQVGYDPQYGNPLGRMFYLRAKYKFL, from the coding sequence ATGTTCAAGGAGACAATGCTCGCGCGCTCGCTGCGAGTCATTTATTCGGGCGGCATCGCCGCCGGCTTCGGTCTGCTGGCCTTGCCGGCAACGGCGCAGGATGCGACCGGCAGTACCCCCGCACCAGCCATGCAACGTGTCGAAGTCACCGGCTCGGCGATCAAGCGTACCGAATCCGAGACCGCGCTGCCGATCTCGGTGCTGACCCACGCCGACCTCGAGCGCACCGGGGCCACGACGGCGCAGGATCTCGTGAGCCTGATCCCGTCGAACTTCGGCGGTGGCGTGCTGGCGCAGAACGTCGGCTCGACCGGCAATCCCTCGACCGCCAACCTGCGCGGCCTCGGCCCGCAGTACACACTGGTGCTGCTCAACGGCCGCCGCGTGGCCAACTATGCCTTCGGCAGCAGCCCGGTCGACCTGAACTCGATTCCGCTCTCGGCGATCGAACGCGTCGAGGTGCTGCGCGACGGCGCATCGGCCATCTATGGCGCCGACGCGGTCGCCGGCGTCATCAACTTCATCCTCAAGAAGGACTACCAGGGCGCGGAAGTCTCGGCCTACGACACCAAGGTCCAGCAAGGAGGCGGCAACACGCGCAGCTTCAACTTCACCGGCGGCTACGGCGACCTGTCGACCAAGGGCTTCAATGTCCTGCTGAGCGCGAACCACGAGACCGACGACGCGCTCAAGGCGACCCAGCGCCCGTACGCCAGCACCGGCGTGCGCCCGGACCTGGGCCTGATCAAGAATTCGCCGCGTAACGGCATCCCCAACTTCAACTTCACGGATTCCAACGGTAATCACTACACCACCGTCAATCCTTTCCGTTACAAGAACTGCGACAACGCTGCCTTTGCCTTGATTCCGATCGGCAGCGCGACCACCTGCGGCACCGATTACGTCCGCTTCATCGACCTGATCCCGAAAGCCAAGCACGACAACATCGTCGCGCGCGGCGTGCTGCAGCTGAACGAGGACAACCAGCTGTACGCCGAAGCCATCCGCACCAAGGACGAGACCACGGCCCACTATTCGCCGGCTCCCTACACCAAGCCGATGATCTACCCGGCGAACGGCCGCTTCTATCCGAAAAGCTTCACGCTGCCGAAAGGCATGACCATGCCGGACGGCTCGATCCTCGCCGCCGATACCACCGTCACCCCGGTCGGCCCGATGAGCGGCACCTGGCGTACCGTGGCCGGCGGTGGCCGCGCCGACATCACCGACGCCACCAATACCCGCTTCCTGGTCGGCGCCCGCGGCACCATCGCCGGCTGGGACTACGACACCGCCATCTCGTACTCGAAGAACGAAGGCGTGATCTCGTTCGGCGACGGCCAGTACAGCTACGCGAAACTGAGCCCGCTGATCGCCTCCGGCGCCATCAATGTGTTCGGCGACCAGGATGCAAACAGCCTGGCGGCGCTGCAAGGCGCGCGCCTGACCGGCATGGAGAACAGTGCGACCTCGACGGCCAAGGAATTCGACGCCCGCGTGTCCAGGGAACTGATGCAGTTGCCATACGGCGCGCTCGGCTTCGCGGTGGGCGTCGACATGCGCGACGAAAAGCTGGAGCAGGTCTCGTCCGATGCGCTCGCGTCCGGCGACCAGGTCGGCGGCAACGGGCCGGTGCCGGGCGTGACCGGCAGCCGCAAGGTCTACTCGGCCTACTCCGAGGTGTCGGTCCCGCTGTACACCCATCTCGACCTCGACATGGCGGCGCGCTACGACAAGTACAAGAACGACTTCGGCACCTCGTTCTCCCAGGTCAGTCCGAAGGTCTCGCTGCGCTGGCAGCCGATCAAGGAAATCATGGTGCGCAGTTCCTTCGCCGAAGGCTTCCGCGCGCCGACCCTGTACCAGAACCTGCTGCCCTACTCGTATGGCCAGAACACCAACGGCAGTTACAGCGACCCGGTCCGCTGCCCGGGCGGCCAGCCGATCAAGAGCGCCAATCCGGTCGGCGCGCTCGAGGATGAGTGCAACGTGCAGCTGAGCGCCGCACGTGGCGGCAATCCGAACCTGCAGCCGGAGAAATCGAAACAATATTCCTTGGGCATGGTGTTCCAGCCGACGCAGCACATCAGCGGCTCGCTCGACTACTGGAACATCAAGATCAACAATTCGATCGTGCAGACCTCGGAAATCGGCGTGCTCGGCAATCCGACGCTGTACCAGAACAATTACTGGCGCGTCGATCCGAAAACCCTGCCGCTCGATTCGACCGGCAAGCCTTTCCTCGATCCGACCTTGCTCAACAAGAGCAATACGATCCAGGGCAGCACCAACCCGGCCTTCCCGCTGGCCTTCGTCGATCTGCCCTACGCCAACTCGTCGCGCTTCTTCGCCTCGGGCCTGGACCTGAACCTGAACTACAAGCAGAACTTCGCCGGCATCGGCAGCTTCGGCGCCAATATGGATGGCACCTACTACCTGAAGCATGGCTACCAGTATGCGGGCGTGGCGACGGTCAGCGATCTCGGCAAGTATGAGGACTTCGGTGCGACCCCGCGCTGGCGCCACATCCTGACCTTCAGCCTGAAGCACGGCGCGTGGACCGGGTCGCTGACGCACAACTACACGGCCGGCTACCAGGACTACACGAACGCCGACCTGATCGGCCCGGACTACCCTGCGGTCCGCCATGTGTCGTCGATCAGCACCTTCGACACCCAGCTGGTCTGGAGCCCGATCAAGGCCCTGGACGTGGCGTTCGGCATCAAGAACCTGCTGAACCAGGATCCGCCGAGCTCGCGTAACGACCAGGGCTTCCAGGTCGGCTACGATCCGCAGTACGGCAATCCGCTGGGCCGCATGTTCTACCTGCGCGCGAAGTACAAGTTCCTGTAA